The Glycine soja cultivar W05 unplaced genomic scaffold, ASM419377v2 tig00104886_1_pilon, whole genome shotgun sequence DNA window AAGAATTCCTAACCAAGTTAAGATCCTCCAGCTCTGATAGCAATCGAATGCTTTTAGGTAACATGCCAGTCAACCGGTTATCAGATAAATCCAAGTTCGTAAATATGTCTCTGTTGCACCATGAAGAATTTCGGAAGAAGCTAGAAAATTCCCCGTTCAACTTGTTATTTGAGAGGTCTAAACTCTGCAATGCACACATGTTACCAAAGAAAGATGGAATCTCGCCTTGCAGTTTGTTACCGTATAGGTCAAGAAGTTGAAGAGAGTTCATTACTTTCCCAAATCCATCTGGAATTGGACCTTCTAACATGTTATAATCAAGGACAAGGTTATGAAGATTGGTGGTGGAGTTAAAGAGCCAGTAaaatatagttgatgatttcaacAGATTTGAGGAGAGATCAAGGGAAacaagagaaaatgaagaactCATAATGAAAGAAGATGACATACGAAAACTTCCATCCGTAAGACTACAATTTTGCAAATCCAGATTTTGAAGTTTTGAGCTGAAGTTGAAACCACCTAGAAAGACTGATGATGACATATTATTATAGGAAAGGTCAAGGATAACAAGAGCCGGAAAGTTTGGGCAGAGAGGAGATGACAAAACAATGTTATTATGACCAAGATAAAGCTCCTGAAGATTAAGGCTAAAGTTTGACAACAGTTGAAATGTTGAGGATGTCAGCTTATTTGAAGAAAGATCAAGGATGGTAAGAGCAGTGGAAAAGTTGGAAAGTGGATAAAACAGAGATTGAATATTTGTATCTGAAAGAGAACAATCAACTAGCCTCAACTCTCTTAAGTTTGGAATAAGCTTGCTGATCATTTGTAGCCAGTGATGAGACGAGGAAAGGTTGTGTAGTAAACTTAGCTTAAGTCTTGTCAAGGAAGACAGATTAGTCAACCACTCTGCATCCTTAGATTTCACATCAAAATTGCCACCAAGTCCAAGACTGTGCAACAAAGGAAGATTCCCAATCTGGAAAGGGAGTGCTCCCGAAAATGAATTCCCCCCCGCAAGATCAAGATACCTCAACTGTGAGAGATTTCCAAGTTGATAAGGGAGTTCCCCATGTAAATCATTATAACTTAGATCAAGATATTGTAAATCTGTAAGGTTTCCAAGTTGATAAGGGATTTGTCCATGGAGATAATAATTGCTACCTAGATCAAGAGACAGTAAATGTGTAAGCTTTCCAAGATCAGAAGGTATACTCCCAACAAATGAACAATCAGAGAGATTGAGATATCTTAAGTTGGTGAACGAGCCCATGAGTTCTGGGATATGACTCCCTTCAAAATTATTGTAGCTGAGATCCAAGTGTTCAATATTTTTAAGGGCAATCAATGAAGAGATATTGATTTCACCTAACAAATATTGTGTATCATCACCACGGAGATGAAGCATCTCAACATGACCAGTTTGATTGTTGCATTGAATGCCTTTCCATTTGCAACAGTCTCTGCTTCTGTCATCGTCCCTCCAATTAGAGAGAATGCCATAGTCGTCTATGAGGCCATGTTTGAAGTTGAGGAGTGCTTGTCTCTCAGTCTCAATGCACTTAATTTCTGCGCTATTGGGAAGGTAGTTGAATCCAAGAATGGATCCTGCAGCATGCAATAAAAGCAGCACAAGTGCATAAAATAGTTTCAGAGAATAACAACTCATTATGAAATGACTAAGAGTAAAACAAAGATCAGTGATCAGTTTTCTCTTAAATGGTGAAGTATGAAAGATGGAGCCTGCAGCAGGATTTATATAGCTGATAGTATGGCTAAATGATAGAGTTGTGTTAATTCTCGTTCACTTATCGAAGACAACAAAATAAGgatattttctcttaaaaaaaactttattttaaaaattaaaataggaaGACTCCGTATACGAggcttatatattttaaattcatttattaaacTCAGGTGATAAGCAATTTAAACTTACCATTCTTCAtggaaaaaatatagaatttataataaaaaaatcaataattatataattgtgtaatcaaattatttaagCACACCAAAAAATATGATGTGTTATTTTGCCCAAATACAAGAAATGC harbors:
- the LOC114404621 gene encoding receptor-like protein EIX2 isoform X1, whose product is MSCYSLKLFYALVLLLLHAAGSILGFNYLPNSAEIKCIETERQALLNFKHGLIDDYGILSNWRDDDRSRDCCKWKGIQCNNQTGHVEMLHLRGDDTQYLLGEINISSLIALKNIEHLDLSYNNFEGSHIPELMGSFTNLRYLNLSDCSFVGSIPSDLGKLTHLLSLDLGSNYYLHGQIPYQLGNLTDLQYLDLSYNDLHGELPYQLGNLSQLRYLDLAGGNSFSGALPFQIGNLPLLHSLGLGGNFDVKSKDAEWLTNLSSLTRLKLSLLHNLSSSHHWLQMISKLIPNLRELRLVDCSLSDTNIQSLFYPLSNFSTALTILDLSSNKLTSSTFQLLSNFSLNLQELYLGHNNIVLSSPLCPNFPALVILDLSYNNMSSSVFLGGFNFSSKLQNLDLQNCSLTDGSFRMSSSFIMSSSFSLVSLDLSSNLLKSSTIFYWLFNSTTNLHNLVLDYNMLEGPIPDGFGKVMNSLQLLDLYGNKLQGEIPSFFGNMCALQSLDLSNNKLNGEFSSFFRNSSWCNRDIFTNLDLSDNRLTGMLPKSIRLLSELEDLNLVRNSLEGEVTESHLSNFSKLKYLRLSENSLSLKFVPSWVPPFQLEYLGIGSCKLGPTFPSWLKTQSSLYWLDISDNGINDSVPDWFWNKLQNMGLLNMSSNYLIGAIPNISLKLPNRPSILLNSNQFEGKIPSFLLQASGLMLSENNFSDLFSFLCDQSTASNLGTLDVSHNQIKGQLPDCWKSVKQLLFLDLSSNKLSGKIPMSMGALVNMEALVLRNNGLMGELPSSLKNCSSLFMLDLSENMLSGPIPSWIGESMHQLIILNMRGNHLSGNLPIHLCYLNRIQLLDLSRNNLSRGIPSCLKNFTAMSEQSINSSDTLSHIYWNNNTYYAIYGSYFEGYTLDITWMWKGEERGFKNPELKLKSIDLSSNNLMGEIPKEVGYLLGLVSLNLSRNNLSGEIPSQIGNLGSLESLDLSRNHISGRIPSSLSEIDYLQKLDLSHNSLSGRIPSGRHFETFEASSFEGNIDLCGEQLNKTCPGDGDQTTAEHQEPAVKGDDSVFYEGLYMSLGIGYVTGFWGLLGPLLLWRPWRIAYIRFLNRLTDYLYVCLW
- the LOC114404621 gene encoding receptor-like protein EIX1 isoform X2; translation: MSCYSLKLFYALVLLLLHAAGSILGFNYLPNSAEIKCIETERQALLNFKHGLIDDYGILSNWRDDDRSRDCCKWKGIQCNNQTGHVEMLHLRGDDTQYLLGEINISSLIALKNIEHLDLSYNNFEGSHIPELMGSFTNLRYLNLSDCSFVGSIPSDLGKLTHLLSLDLGSNYYLHGQIPYQLGNLTDLQYLDLSYNDLHGELPYQLGNLSQLRYLDLAGGNSFSGALPFQIGNLPLLHSLGLGGNFDVKSKDAEWLTNLSSLTRLKLSLLHNLSSSHHWLQMISKLIPNLRELRLVDCSLSDTNIQSLFYPLSNFSTALTILDLSSNKLTSSTFQLLSNFSLNLQELYLGHNNIVLSSPLCPNFPALVILDLSYNNMSSSVFLGGFNFSSKLQNLDLQNCSLTDGSFRMSSSFIMSSSFSLVSLDLSSNLLKSSTIFYWLFNSTTNLHNLVLDYNMLEGPIPDGFGKVMNSLQLLDLYGNKLQGEIPSFFGNMCALQSLDLSNNKLNGEFSSFFRNSSWCNRDIFTNLDLSDNRLTGMLPKSIRLLSELEDLNLVRNSLEGEVTESHLSNFSKLKYLRLSENSLSLKFVPSWVPPFQLEYLGIGSCKLGPTFPSWLKTQSSLYWLDISDNGINDSVPDWFWNKLQNMGLLNMSSNYLIGAIPNISLKLPNRPSILLNSNQFEGKIPSFLLQASGLMLSENNFSDLFSFLCDQSTASNLGTLDVSHNQIKGQLPDCWKSVKQLLFLDLSSNKLSGKIPMSMGALVNMEALVLRNNGLMGELPSSLKNCSSLFMLDLSENMLSGPIPSWIGESMHQLIILNMRGNHLSGNLPIHLCYLKRIQLLDLSRNNLSRGIPTCLKNWTAMSELSINSSDTLSHIYWNNNTYFEIYGLYSFGGYTLDITWMWKGVERGFKNPELELKSSRSEQVNRLCICMVMVNVVGSFAERSKAKRCAARF